In the bacterium genome, TATTTCTAAAGTTGGCAAGGAAGAATCTTGATTTGCAAGAATTAGTTTGACTTTACCTGAATTTGTGAAAAAGTTTTGAGTATACTTCAGTGAAAACATTATTCAATAATTGTAGCATTTCCTAACCTTACAATTTCAAAATGGTTATCAAAAAGTTTGACTATTGTTGAAGGTTTTTGCAAAGATTTGTAGTGAAATTCATAAATAAAATCTATTTGGCTTCTTATATCTTGTGGTATGTCATGAGAATTCATAATCGGATCTTCTCCAGAATGATTCAATGATGTTTGAGCAATCAAGCCAATTTCGTTGATGAGTTCTGACAACCATTTAACATGTGTGACTCTAAAACCAGAATATCTTTTCAAACCATCTACCATAAATAAATGACTATCAACTTCTACGAGACTTTTCAATGGCACAACAAATGTC is a window encoding:
- a CDS encoding Sua5/YciO/YrdC/YwlC family protein, encoding MIFSKYKVFAGPTETVPGLFCRYSDHNSIQTIFEIKKRDYSKPLLILSNSLDKVIELYQLNNYQLDFIHKNNVSDMTFVVPLKSLVEVDSHLFMVDGLKRYSGFRVTHVKWLSELINEIGLIAQTSLNHSGEDPIMNSHDIPQDIRSQIDFIYEFHYKSLQKPSTIVKLFDNHFEIVRLGNATIIE